The Mucilaginibacter gracilis genomic interval TAACAACCAAAACTCCCGTGGTAACGATAACAACAGGGGAGATAACGATAGCAGAACAGGAAGAGGTGGTAGATTTTAATTGTTGATTTCCCAAAATGGCCGTCTCAAAGCAATTTGAGGCGGTTTTTTTTTGCTGGTTGTTTTTTTAACCGCACGTAAAAAGTAGTTCCGTTGCTGGGGTCGCTATCAAACCATATTTCACCGTTATGGCTCTCAACTATTTGTTTGGATATTGATAGGCCCAAACCAAATGATTTTTCGCCCAATGTGCCGGGCCGTTTAGCTTCGGTAAACATGTGAAACACCTGGTCCTTAATTTTATCAGGAATGCCTATTCCGTGGTCGTTAACTGATATTTTGATATTGTCGTTCTCTAAAAAAACCTTTACAGTAATAACCGCACCGTTGGGGCTAAATTTAATGGCGTTGCTAATTAAGTTGCTAAGCACGCGCCAAATTTTTTCGCGGCTTATATATAATTCTTCCGGATCTTCAAGTACGTCCAGCATTATTTTCTGGTTTTTTTCGGCGGCTTTAAACCTCAACAATTCAACACTATGGGTTAACAGTACGTTAATATCAACATATTGTTTGTTTAAAGTTTTTGCCGATAGTGTAGTTGTAGCCTCCAGTATCTCATTGATAAGCTCTAACGAGTTATTGGTAGTGGCTTGTATCAGGTTTAAAAGTTCTATCTGTTCACTGTCAAGGCCTTCTTCCATTAGCATCATGGCTGTTAACGATGCAATACCACCAATAGGGTTACGCAAATCGTGCGATACGGCTCTTAATATACGGTCTTTCTCGTGCCCGTTCTTTTCCAGTTCTGCTAACGATTTTTCTAACTGTAACTTTTGTTCATTAACTTTTTTGTTAAGGTCGCTCAAGGTTTTTACACTGTTTTTCGATCTTCTCCAGTTTAAAAATATCAGCAAAATAATAATCAGCGCCATTATAGCATAAACCAGCGCCACAATTAAATACATATGCTGTACCTTGTTGTCGCTCCTTAAAGTTTTTATTGTTGATTGGTCCTCCAGATCTTTAAATTGTTGATTAAAGTCGCTCTCCTTCAGTTTGCGGTTTGCGTTGGTTACCGAATCTTTAATCTCATCATAAGCATCAAAGTAATAAAGTGCTTTTTTAAGGTCGTTTGTTTTTTTGTAATAGTCGGCCATTAGGTAATTCCAGTCCACCTCGGCGTCTATGTTTTTCACACTATCTAACTGTGCCCTTATATTTTTGAGCAGGTTATATAATAAAGCAGGTTTGTGGGCGTCAATATACAAATGTGCCAGTTTTAGTTCAGTTAACTCGGCATCGCGGTTATCATTGCCCTTTTTTAAATTAGTTTCAATACTCTTTTTTAATAAGGGTTCTGCCTTGGCAAAGTTGTTTTTTTCTAAATATAAACCCGCCAAATTGCCATAAACCACGCTTAGTGAAACCTCCATGATGCGGGTTTTGGAACTGTATTTTGCGCCCTCCGTTTTAATATATTCCAGGGTCCTTTGGTAGTAGCTTTCTGCCTCGCTTAACATCCCGGCTCTGTGGTAGCTTAAAGCAGCATTATCTAACAATTCCTGGTTGCGATAGAAGGTTGCAAAATTATCAGTACAGGTTTTGCTTTCGTTAAAGCTTTGTATAAAATGGCTGGCAGCTTGTTTATAATGTTCTTGCTTATACATTATCATACCCATGTGGTAGCTGTATTCGCCCATGGTACAGCTATCAAAACTACTGCTGCCAATTTTTTTACCCTGGTAATAACAACGGTACGCATCCGAAAACTTACCCATTTTAAAAAGCACATCTCCTTTTGAAAATGCAGCCACACTATATTGTTTAGCATATTTTTTTTCGCTTTGAGTAACCTCTATAAGGTTTTGCATACTATCGGTGTATAGCAAAGCTTTATTATAATCTTTTGTATTTTGATCGTTATAATAAAAGTGCATCCGGTAATATTCAACCTGATCAGGAATGCTAACGTTTTTTTGTTTTGCCATTGCCGAATCCATATAGCGTATTGCGCGGGTTGGGTTGGTATCGTAAATGCTGTTTGTATTATCAAATATGGCGCTGAGATCAGGAGCAGACGTATGCGATTTTTTATCGCAGGAGGTTAAAAGAAAAATTATTAGACACGTAATCGCACAAAAAATAGGATGATAATTTTTGTGCAGATAACGATAGTCTCCGGTAATATAGGGCATTAATCTTAATTAATTATCAAATATAGCTTTTTGCAGTAGTTAGTCAATTATTATTATTATAAAATTAGTTTGTTTTTGGGCAATATTTTTCACTTGAAAGCATCCTCGCCTGTAATATCCATACCAGTAATAAGTAAGTGAATGTCGTGCGTTCCCTCATACGTTATCACCGATTCTAAATTCATCATATGCCGCATAATTGAGTATTCGCCTGTAATGCCCATGCCGCCTAACATTTGGCGCGCCTCGCGCGCAATGGTAATTGCAGTTTCAACACTGTTGCGTTTAGCCATTGATATTTGCGCCGCCGTAGCCCGATTGTTGTTTTTTAACATGCCTAACCGCCATACTAACAACTGCGCCTTGGTTATTTCGGTAATCATTTCGGCCAGTTTTTTTTGTTGTAGTTGAAAGCCTGCAATAGGCTTTCCAAACTGCTGCCGTTGTTTGGCATAGCGCAAAGCGGTGTAGTAACAATCCATAGCGCAACCCAAAGCTCCCCAGGCTATGCCGTAGCGGGCCTGGTTTAAGCAACCTAACGGTCCTTTTAAACCGGTTACGTTGGGCAAAAGGTTTTCCTTTGGCACCTTTACGTTATCAAATACCAACTCACCGGTTGCCGATGCCCGTAACGACCACTTGTTATGCGTTTCGGGCGTGCTAAAGCCTTCCATGCCACGTTCCACAATTAAGCCCTGTATTTTGCCGCTCTCGTTTTTCGCCCATACAATGGCAATATCGGCAAAGGGGGCGTTCGATATCCACATTTTAGCGCCGTTTAATATATAATGGTCGCCTGCATCCTTAAAGTTAGTAGTTAAACCTCCCGGGTCCGAACCATGGTCGGGCTCGGTTAAACCAAAGCAACCCATCAGTTCGCCTGTAGCTAATTTGGGCAGGTATTTCATTTTTTGATCTTCCGATCCATAGGCCCAAATAGGGTACATCACCAAACTACCCTGCACCGAAGCCGTAGAGCGTATTCCCGAATCGCCGCGTTCAATTTCCTGCATAATTATACCGTAGGCAATATAATCTAAACCGGCCCCGCCATATTCGGTTGGTACGGTTGGGCCAAAAGCGCCAATTTCGGCCAGGCCCTTCAACAACTGTTTGGGAAATTGGGCCTTTTGTGCATATTCCTCAATTATGGGGCTTAGCTCTTTTTTAACCCAATCCCTGGCAGTTTGCCGTATCAGTTTATGCTCGTCGGTAAGCAATTCGTCAAGCAAATAATAATCGGGAGCTTGGTATTGGTCGGTTTTAGGCATAACTACGGGTTGTTGTATATAACAAATCTCGACAAATCATCCTCATTAAACAATAGCGTTTAAACGCGCTAAAGTTATATTGTGATAAAATGCACACTAATTGAGTACTATAGCTAACCTACAAGTAGTTCCCCCTTTAGGGGGTTAGGGGGCTTTCTACTATTAGGGGTTTAAAAGGCTTTTGCCTAACTTTGGCCTCATGGTTAAAGTGGCATTGCAGGGCGTTAAATTTTTTGCCTATCACGGTTTTTACCCCGAAGAGCAGGTTTTAGGTAATCATTTTATAATTGATGTGTCTGTAGAATTTCCGCAGCAACACCATTATAGTGATGATGAGATTGCCCATACCATTAATTACGAACAGCTTTACGCGATGGTTGATACCGAAATGTGCCATACCCGCAAACTGCTGGAAACTGTAGTACAAGGCATTATCGACAGGGTTAAGGTTGCTTATACCTTTGCGGAAATCATCAAAGTAAGCATCACCAAGCAAAACCCACCTTTGGCCGGCGAGGTTGCGGCTTCGTTTATCCAAATAACCTACCACAAACCTAATGACGACCTTCAATAGCATCAGCGACGATATTGTTAGGCAAATACGCAATATAGCAGGAGAGGCCTTTGTATATACCAATCGCAATGATCTGGAAAAATACAGTCACGACGAAACCGAAGATCTGCGGTATTTCCCGCAGGTAGTAGCCCGTCCGCAAACAACAGAACAGATAGCGCAGCTATTAAAACTGTGTAATGAGCATTTTATACCGGTTACGCCGCGCGGCGCGGGCACCGGTTTAAGCGGAGGCGCACTGGCTGTAAATGCCGGGCTGGTTATATCAATGGAAAACTTTAACCAAATCATCAATATTGATGAGCGTAACCTGCAAGCCACCGTTGAACCCGGTGTAATAACCCAAGTATTTATGAACGCCGTTGAAGAAAAAGGCCTGCTTTACCCGGTTGACCCGGCAAGCAAAGGCAGTTGCTTTATTGGCGGCAACGTAGCCAATTGTTCCGGCGGGCCGCGTGTGGTAAAATATGGCACCATCCGCGAGTATGTGTTAAACCTCGAAGTGGTTTTGCCTACAGGCGAAGTGATATGGACGGGCGCCAATACCCTCAAATATGCATCGGGCTATAACCTTACCCAATTGATGATAGGCTCGGAAGGCACCCTGGGTATTGTAACCAAAATAGTGGTTAAACTTATACCTAAACCAACACAAAATGTGCTGATGCTGGCTTCGTTTACTACTAACGAGCAGGCTTGCGGCGCGGTATCGGCAATTTTTAGGGCGGGCGTTATTCCATCAACGGTAGAATTTATGGAACGCCGCGGAGTAGAATGGGTTATTGAACACGATAACATAAACTTTGCCCTACAGGATGGCATAGCGGCTTATTTGCTGATAGAAGTTGACGGCAATAACGCCGACGTGATTTTTTCCGAATGTGAAAAGATAAACACCGCCCTCGAAGAATTTGAATGTAAAGACATCCTCTTTGCCGATTCATCGGCACAAAAGGAAGAGCTTTGGAACATGCGCCGCATTATGGGTGTATCGGTAAAATCAAACTCAATTTATAAGGAAGAAGATACCGTAGTGCCCCGAGCCGAACTACCGGCTTTGATAAAAGGAA includes:
- a CDS encoding acyl-CoA dehydrogenase family protein, which produces MPKTDQYQAPDYYLLDELLTDEHKLIRQTARDWVKKELSPIIEEYAQKAQFPKQLLKGLAEIGAFGPTVPTEYGGAGLDYIAYGIIMQEIERGDSGIRSTASVQGSLVMYPIWAYGSEDQKMKYLPKLATGELMGCFGLTEPDHGSDPGGLTTNFKDAGDHYILNGAKMWISNAPFADIAIVWAKNESGKIQGLIVERGMEGFSTPETHNKWSLRASATGELVFDNVKVPKENLLPNVTGLKGPLGCLNQARYGIAWGALGCAMDCYYTALRYAKQRQQFGKPIAGFQLQQKKLAEMITEITKAQLLVWRLGMLKNNNRATAAQISMAKRNSVETAITIAREARQMLGGMGITGEYSIMRHMMNLESVITYEGTHDIHLLITGMDITGEDAFK
- a CDS encoding tetratricopeptide repeat-containing sensor histidine kinase; this translates as MAKQKNVSIPDQVEYYRMHFYYNDQNTKDYNKALLYTDSMQNLIEVTQSEKKYAKQYSVAAFSKGDVLFKMGKFSDAYRCYYQGKKIGSSSFDSCTMGEYSYHMGMIMYKQEHYKQAASHFIQSFNESKTCTDNFATFYRNQELLDNAALSYHRAGMLSEAESYYQRTLEYIKTEGAKYSSKTRIMEVSLSVVYGNLAGLYLEKNNFAKAEPLLKKSIETNLKKGNDNRDAELTELKLAHLYIDAHKPALLYNLLKNIRAQLDSVKNIDAEVDWNYLMADYYKKTNDLKKALYYFDAYDEIKDSVTNANRKLKESDFNQQFKDLEDQSTIKTLRSDNKVQHMYLIVALVYAIMALIIILLIFLNWRRSKNSVKTLSDLNKKVNEQKLQLEKSLAELEKNGHEKDRILRAVSHDLRNPIGGIASLTAMMLMEEGLDSEQIELLNLIQATTNNSLELINEILEATTTLSAKTLNKQYVDINVLLTHSVELLRFKAAEKNQKIMLDVLEDPEELYISREKIWRVLSNLISNAIKFSPNGAVITVKVFLENDNIKISVNDHGIGIPDKIKDQVFHMFTEAKRPGTLGEKSFGLGLSISKQIVESHNGEIWFDSDPSNGTTFYVRLKKQPAKKNRLKLL
- a CDS encoding FAD-binding oxidoreductase; protein product: MTTFNSISDDIVRQIRNIAGEAFVYTNRNDLEKYSHDETEDLRYFPQVVARPQTTEQIAQLLKLCNEHFIPVTPRGAGTGLSGGALAVNAGLVISMENFNQIINIDERNLQATVEPGVITQVFMNAVEEKGLLYPVDPASKGSCFIGGNVANCSGGPRVVKYGTIREYVLNLEVVLPTGEVIWTGANTLKYASGYNLTQLMIGSEGTLGIVTKIVVKLIPKPTQNVLMLASFTTNEQACGAVSAIFRAGVIPSTVEFMERRGVEWVIEHDNINFALQDGIAAYLLIEVDGNNADVIFSECEKINTALEEFECKDILFADSSAQKEELWNMRRIMGVSVKSNSIYKEEDTVVPRAELPALIKGIKEIGAKYGFESVCYGHAGDGNLHVNIIKAGMSDEDWNTKLKDGIREVFELTVSLGGTISGEHGIGLVQREFMPIKYPDINLALMRGIKGVFDPNGILNPGKIF
- the folB gene encoding dihydroneopterin aldolase translates to MVKVALQGVKFFAYHGFYPEEQVLGNHFIIDVSVEFPQQHHYSDDEIAHTINYEQLYAMVDTEMCHTRKLLETVVQGIIDRVKVAYTFAEIIKVSITKQNPPLAGEVAASFIQITYHKPNDDLQ